The sequence GCAGATCCGACAGAACTTCGAAGTCTGGTCCAGTCCCATAGTTGCCCCCTTGCCGCGTATCAGATTGCAGGAACAACCAGGGTAACAAGAGGGTATCGACGAAGCAATCGAACCTAGGGCAACGGCGTTGAACTGATTGACTTGTAGATTACGCAGCCAGTTTGCCACTACGCCAGCCGGTCAAGCGCTCGTGCTTCCAGTTCGGAACACATCCGTTAACAAACCCACGCCGAGCACAAGCAGCAGTATTCAATTAAAAGATCGTCGCAGGAGTCGCATGACGCCGTCCACGAATCTGCCTACGACGTCGATCTATTCCACCACCGGCAGCACCAGTGCTGTTGGGTGATCGGCGTCGTGGTGGATCGTGTTGTGCGCCACTTTCGGCGGCAGCTTGTTCGAGCCGGGGGCCTCGCCCGTGTTCGGGTTTACCTCGAACCGCGGTGCGTTGCTCGATGTGATGTGGACGGCGATGCGATGCCCCGCCTCGAACGTGTTCGCCGTGCCGCCGAGATTCACGCGGATCTGCGTGGGCTTGCCCGGCTCCATCATCTTCACCTGCCCCGCCTCGCGTCCCTCGCGGTAGCGCGTGCGGACCGGCGCGTCGAGCAGCAGGGCCTCGTAACCGTCGGGATAGACATCGACCAGCTTGACCATGAAGTCCGTGTCGGGCGCGTCGGTCGAGCAGTACAAATCGACATAGACCGGTCCGGCGATCTTCAGGTCTTCCGCCAGCGGTGCGGTCTGGATCCGCAAATAATCTTCGCGCTCGCCGACCTCGCGTTGATCGAGGGGGCCGATGTCGAGCGAGAGATTGGCGCCGCCGATCGTCGGCACGGGCTTGGCCGGATCGTAGGCGTAGGTCGTGGCGCTGCCGGCAGCGGTCGGCTTCTCGGTCACCAATCCGTGCGGGTTGGTGAGGTAATACGTTTTCGGCGTCGCTTCGAGCGGCCAGTTCGCCGCCGTTTGCCAACTGTTCTTGTCGGAAAAGGCCTTCTTCTGCGCGCCGGCCATCTGGTAATACTGCACCGGCGGCTCGCTCATGATGCCGTTGTCTTCACCCTTCAAGTGATAGTCGAACCAGCGAATCTCATCCTTCAAGGCGCCGAGCAGGCTGCCGCCGTCCTTGTACGACAGCCCCTTCAAGTTGCCGTGTCCGAAGGGCCCCATCTTCAGCTTTTGCTTGCCGCGGGCGCCTTCGGCGCCTTGATTTTGCAGGTAAGCAAAATTGCCCTGCGTGCCGACCGAGAAGATGTCGTACCAGCCACCGACGTGATAGATCGGGATGCTGATCCTGGAGCGATGATAGATCAGATCCATGCGGTGCTCTTCTTCCGTGTTTTCAATCGCAGCACGACGCTCCGGCACTTGATCGAGCGCGTCCTGATTCTTGAGCCAGTTCACCGTGTCGGCCTCTTTGAAACAGCCGCCGATGAAGATCGCCTCGTTCCAGAAGCACTCGGGGGCCACGATGACATAGGCGGCCTTGAGCGCCGGCGGTTTCTCACAGGCGGCGGCCAGCGACGTGATGCCCATGGCCGAGGCGCCCGACATGCCCACGTTGCCGTTGCACCAGTCCTGCTGCGAGACCCACTCGATCGTGTCGAAGCCGTCGACGCGGTCGGTTTCGAAGGGCCGGTAGTCCCCTTCGGAACGGAACTTTCCCCGTGTGTCTTGGATGACGAACACATAGCCCGCCGCCGTATAGCGCGGCCAGAGGGCGCTGAACTGACCGTCTTTGCTATAGGGGGTCCGCGTGACGATCACCGGCCAGGGGCCCTCTCCCTTCGGCTTGAAGACGTTCGTCGCCAATTTCACGCCGTCGCGCATCGGCACCATCACCTCGGTGGCGCCGCGAACGACGTCGGGCTTCTTGGAATCCTTGGCTGCTACTTGCTGAATAGCGACTGGGGTCGACGCAAAACCGGCCAGCAGGGCCAGGCTGAGCGTCAGAAGCAACGTGAAACGGCGGCGTGAGGCAAGAGTCATGACCTGGGCTTCCCGGTGAGGGTGCTGGGGTAGGGGAGTTGGTATCTAGGTTATTACCGGTCGAAGGGATGCTGAGTTTCGTCTTGGCCACGTTCCGCAGACACTCGAACACACAGGCCGGCAGCCTGTGCCACTTGTCTGTTTTACGCTTGAGGGCCGTTCATCAAGCAACGACCCTTCCCTGAATTCCTTCGCGTCTTAGCGGTAAATCTGCTCCGCGCCGCGGTGTCACCGGCTGGCTACCAGAGATCGGCCTGCGCCACGGCCCGGGCGGCGGCCAGTTCGTCGGTCTTGGGACGCAACTCGAGCCCCACGTAGCCCTGGTAGCCCAGATCGTAGGCCTGCTTCAACACGCGGTTGTAGTACACCTCGCCGGTGCCTGGCTCGTTGCGGCCGGGGTGATCGGCGAGTTGCAGATAACCGACCTGATCGAAGCCCTCCTTGAGGCGCCCGCAGAGATCCCCCTCGCTGATCTGCATATGGTAGAGATCCCAATTGATCTTCACCATCGGAGAGTTCACCTCGCGGCAGATGCGGACCGCCGCCTCGCTGCCGTAGAGACAGTGTCCTTTGTGATCGACACGGATGTTCATCGGCTCGAGAATGAGCATCACCTCGTGCTGCTCGGCGATCGGAGCGGCCAGCTTCAGCCCGGCGATAATGTGCTCGTGCATCTCGGCCTGGGTCATCCCCTTCTGATCGTCGCCACCGACGACGGTC comes from Pirellulales bacterium and encodes:
- a CDS encoding CocE/NonD family hydrolase, with product MTLASRRRFTLLLTLSLALLAGFASTPVAIQQVAAKDSKKPDVVRGATEVMVPMRDGVKLATNVFKPKGEGPWPVIVTRTPYSKDGQFSALWPRYTAAGYVFVIQDTRGKFRSEGDYRPFETDRVDGFDTIEWVSQQDWCNGNVGMSGASAMGITSLAAACEKPPALKAAYVIVAPECFWNEAIFIGGCFKEADTVNWLKNQDALDQVPERRAAIENTEEEHRMDLIYHRSRISIPIYHVGGWYDIFSVGTQGNFAYLQNQGAEGARGKQKLKMGPFGHGNLKGLSYKDGGSLLGALKDEIRWFDYHLKGEDNGIMSEPPVQYYQMAGAQKKAFSDKNSWQTAANWPLEATPKTYYLTNPHGLVTEKPTAAGSATTYAYDPAKPVPTIGGANLSLDIGPLDQREVGEREDYLRIQTAPLAEDLKIAGPVYVDLYCSTDAPDTDFMVKLVDVYPDGYEALLLDAPVRTRYREGREAGQVKMMEPGKPTQIRVNLGGTANTFEAGHRIAVHITSSNAPRFEVNPNTGEAPGSNKLPPKVAHNTIHHDADHPTALVLPVVE
- a CDS encoding TIM barrel protein — encoded protein: MSMLDRRTFLGSTAVLASGATLARAADEAPQADLDPSTLGRTPHTKFAVNVEMWWGKLPFLERIAKAADYGFPAVEFWPWRGKDLDGINRITQERGLEVAQFTAWGFRPGLNDPKNHEKFVQEIEESCAVAKKINCKKMTVVGGDDQKGMTQAEMHEHIIAGLKLAAPIAEQHEVMLILEPMNIRVDHKGHCLYGSEAAVRICREVNSPMVKINWDLYHMQISEGDLCGRLKEGFDQVGYLQLADHPGRNEPGTGEVYYNRVLKQAYDLGYQGYVGLELRPKTDELAAARAVAQADLW